The nucleotide sequence CGCTCAGCAATAGGCGTGTACCGGCATTCGTCTGCGGATCAACTGCCTTTTTTGATAAATCTCTTTATCGCGGAAGCCTAAAACATGGACTGTTCGAAGACGTGCTGGACCGAGGCGCGTTCGATCAGGATGAGCGCGATTTCACGTGTCTCTTTGGGAATCAGATAGAACCTTTTGTTCCAGGTGTTCGACTCGATGGTGCCATAGCCTTCGAGCAGTTGTCCGTCCTGCAGGACCACTTCGAGCGGTCTTCCCCGGTTTCGCTGATTGGCTTTGCCCGAACGATTGAACGGGAATCTGCTTTTCTTGCTCAAGAAGGAGATCGTTTTGATTTCCGAAAAGCTGATCACCAGCGCCTCATCGTCAGAGGAGGCGTCTTTTGGAAGGAATTTGAATTCCGGCGCATCGACGTCCCATGAGATGAGGGTTCCGCGCATGCAATTCCCAGTCAGGAACTCGACGATCGCCTCCCTGGATACGGGCCGGCATTTATAGACGAACACCGCCGAACCGATCGTGATGAAGTCGCCGTTAACAATTTCCTTCGGCTGTGCGTATTGGACGCGGTTGACAAGCACCCTGCTCTGGCTCAGCGGGCGCACGAACATCGTATTCCCCGCCCTGGTCACCATCGGCACCAGAAGCGCATGCAGCTCATCGACACCGGGTTCGGTCAGCGTGATATCGGCATTCTCGCTTTTTCCGATCACGATCGAGCCTCGCTTCCCAATTTTCTGCAGGTCGAAATGGCTTGCCGCCCCGTTCGTATTGTTTATTCTTTCGAGCGATCCGAACAGTCTCGGTCGGAACATAACCTGTTTCACGGTGTACAACACGCCGGCCACCAGGAGTACAACGGCCAGGAAGATCGGTACCTTCGGAAGGAGCGCAAAAAACGATTTTTCGATCGAGAAGCGGCGGGTCTTGGCGACCGGCGGGGGAGGCTCAAGAATATCCGCCGGCATTCCTTTCTCTTTTGTGGTTATGCGTACCGGGACGGAGGCGGGAAAGATTTCTGCCCGGCTGACGGAGGAAACGAAAGAGACATTGCCCCGCAGGTCGCAGTCCTCGGGCAGTTGGCAGTTATCCGCGGCCGCGAGCACCATATCGGCCACAAGTACGCCGTCCACTACGCTGAACGCGGATTGGATGCCCAGCCCGGCCGGCAGCGCAAGGTTGGTCTTCATTTCAATGGATTCGACTGGAACATTTTCCGTCGGATAAAGATGGACCCTTTGCGTGTAGCGGTTACCCGGTTTGATGGATTCAAACAGCAGCCCTTCCTCAGCCGCCAACTGCTCGAAATCTTCGGCCGTTTCGGGAGAGCCCATTTGCCCGCGCGTTGT is from Candidatus Abyssobacteria bacterium SURF_5 and encodes:
- a CDS encoding VWA domain-containing protein; amino-acid sequence: MSRSTCPKALLVLFAIFMFAPSPVAGSEEYRDVIIVIDISTSMSDRIEMAKTEAIKVISSARPGDRVAIITFGSSVHLLERRRINSRTDILALASAVDPLQAVDVNTNLPLAMQRSLQELHQLYEDSADRNRVLVWLSDDRNNPPPDLPEPITFKTLKQKQLEQLPDEKWFEFSPAIEPEVESDMEWFVGWANRNPMELRVEAVDADMGILFTSDLQRHLSVSFTPDSKAVWGTILMVTGEITDGASRTPVVIDPPVIVCDGAEWSQDLSILFPRKPGNYTCTIRFSSPAEKALRISPAEIVLKARIQPEMKTIASATNDFADTASEYDVPSRIRPLTTRGQMGSPETAEDFEQLAAEEGLLFESIKPGNRYTQRVHLYPTENVPVESIEMKTNLALPAGLGIQSAFSVVDGVLVADMVLAAADNCQLPEDCDLRGNVSFVSSVSRAEIFPASVPVRITTKEKGMPADILEPPPPVAKTRRFSIEKSFFALLPKVPIFLAVVLLVAGVLYTVKQVMFRPRLFGSLERINNTNGAASHFDLQKIGKRGSIVIGKSENADITLTEPGVDELHALLVPMVTRAGNTMFVRPLSQSRVLVNRVQYAQPKEIVNGDFITIGSAVFVYKCRPVSREAIVEFLTGNCMRGTLISWDVDAPEFKFLPKDASSDDEALVISFSEIKTISFLSKKSRFPFNRSGKANQRNRGRPLEVVLQDGQLLEGYGTIESNTWNKRFYLIPKETREIALILIERASVQHVFEQSMF